TCTCGATCGGCATGTTCGTCGACGACGTCTCCACCGCGGTGTCCTGGCGGGGGCCGATGCTGCACCGGACGGTGTCGCAGTTCCTCACCGACGTCTTCTTCGGCGACCTCGATGTGCTGCTCCTCGACCTCCCGCCCGGCACCGGCGACGTGGCGATCTCGGTCGGCCAGCTGCTCCCCCACGCCGAGGTCCTGGTCGTGACCACGCCCCAGGCGGCTGCCGCGGACGTGGCCGAGCGCAGCGGGGTCGTGGCACGGCAGACCGGGCAGCGGGTGATCGGCGTCGTCGAGAACATGGCTGGGCTCGTCCAGCCCGATGGCTCGGTCCTGCACCTCTTCGGCGAGGGCGGCGGCGCCGAGACCGCCGCTCGGCTGTCGCGCGGGCAGGACACCCCGGTGCCGGTCCTCGGCAGCGTGCCGCTGTCGGTGCCGCTCCGGGAGGGCGGGGACGCCGGGGTGCCGGTCGTGACCGGCGCGCCGGACGATCCGGCAGCGGTGGCCCTCGGAGCCATCGCGGACCGGGTGACGACGATGGGCCGTGGCCTCGCGGGGCGGAAGCTCGGGCTGTCCGTCGGCTGACGGTCGCCGAGGGTCGGACCGTCCGCTCGGTAGGGTCGAGTCCATGAGCACTGATCACGTCAGCGTCGACTGGGACCAGGCCCGCGACACGAACCGCGCGAACTGGGACGACCGTGTCCCGATCCACGAGGGCGCCTACGACATCGACGCGCTGAGCGACCCCGACCACCGTTCCGGCGTCGTCCGCGAGGACCTGCCCGTCCTCGCCCGTTGGCTCCCCGGGGACTCCCTCGACGGGCTCGACCTCTGCCACCTGCAATGCCACATCGGTACGGACACGGTGTCGCTGGCGCGCGAGGGTGCTCGGGTCACCGGCGTCGACTTCTCCCCTGCCGCCCTGGCCTCCGCCCGTGCCCTGGCCGACCGCCTCGGCGTCGAGGCCACCTGGGTCGAGACGGACGTCCTCGACGCCCGGGCCGCGGTCACCGGCGACTTCGACGTCGTGTACACGAGCATCGGGACGATCTGCTGGCTCGACGACCTCGACCGCTGGGCCGCCCAGGTCGCGGCGCTCCTCCGTCCGGGAGGGGTGTTCTTCATCCGCGACGGCCACCCGGCGCTGTACGCCCTGGACGAGGACGCCGACGAGCTCGTCTCACGGCACCGGTACTTCGCCGACGGGACGGCCCAGCAGTGGGACGACGCCGGAACGTACGCGGGCGACGGGACGGTCGCGAACACCCGCACGTACGAGTGGCCGCACCCGCTGTCCGAGATCGTGAACGCGCTCCTCGGAACCGGACTCCGACTGCGCTTCCTGGACGAGGGCCGGACACTCCCGTGGCGGTTCAGCGCGCGCATGGAGGAGACCGGGGACGGGAACTTCGCGTGGCCGGGCGCGGATCGGGACCGCATCCCCGCGACCTTCACGATCGTCGCGACGAAGGACTGAACCTCCGGCTGTACGTCCTTTCATGGACAGGTCGTTCCACACGGGTGCATTGTGCAGGGGTATTCCACAATGCTCCTGCGGAATCGGGTCCGCAGGAGCTCCACCCCGCTCGGCAACGTCGCCGGGCCGAGGACAGGAGAACCGTGTGATCAACATGACCAGGACCAGGATCGGGATCGTCGCGGCGGTCGCGGCCGCGTTGGCGGGCGGGGCCGTCGCCGCGGCTCCGGCCACGGCGGCCACGCCGACGTGCGCGACCGCGTGGAGCGCGGGCACCGCGTACTCGGGCGGCGCCACCGTCAGTGAGAACGGCGCGAACTACACCGCGAACTGGTGGACGCAGGGCGACGAGCCGGCGACCCACTCGGGCGCGACGGGCAGCGGGCAGCCGTGGACGTCGACGGGCGCGTGCAGCGGCACGAGCACGGGCGGCGGGACCGGTGGCGGCACCGGGACCGGCGGCGGCACCGGGACCGGCGGCAGCACCGGGACCGGCGGCAGCACCGGGACCGCGAGCGGCCTCGTGTTCAGCCCGTACAAGGACGTCACGGTGAACCTCGACTGGAACACGAACGTCATGAACACGGCGGTCACCGGGACGCGCATCCCCGTCGTCGGCTCGTCGAACAGCTTCGTCTCCACCCGCGAACCGGGCCTGAAGGCGATCACCCTCGCCTTCGCCACCGGCACCTGCGGCAGCGAGAACTGGGGCGGGGTCGCCGCGGATGCGTTCGCGAGCGCCAACATCCCGAAGCTCGACGCCGCGGGGGTGAACTACATCGTGAGCACCGGCGGGGCTGCGGGCTCGTTCACGTGCTCGGGGACGGCACTGCAGTCGTTCATCGCCCGGTACGCGACCTCCCACATGATCGGCGTCGACTTCGACATCGAGAGCGGGCAGTCCGTCGCCGACGTGCAGAACCTCGTGGACGCCGCGGCGCTCGCGCAGTCGAAGTACCCGGGCATGCGGTTCTCGTTCACCCTCGCGACCCTCGCCGCGTCCGACGGGTCGTACGGCGGCCTGAACAGCACCGGTGACGCCGTGGTCAAGGCCATCAAGGCGTCGAGCCTGACGCACTACACGGTCAACCTCATGACGATGGACTTCGGCCGCGCGACCGCTGCGAACTGCGTGCTCTCGGGTTCGACCTGCGAGATGGGGCAGTCGGCGATCCAGGCCGTCACCAACCTCGAGCACACCTACGGCATCGCCCCGTCGAAGATCGAGGTCACCCCGATGCTCGGCGTGAACGACGCCTCCGACGAGGTCTTCACCCTCGCCGACGTCGACACGCTGACGTCCTACGCGAAGGCGAACGGCCTCGCCGGCGTCCACGTGTGGTCGCTCGACCGGGACACCCCGTGCTCCTCGACCACGGCGATGGCGACGTGCAGTTCGGTCCCGAGCGCACCGGCACTGGCGTGGACCGACCGGTTCCTCGCGGACCTGAAGTAGACGCGACCCGTCAACGGACTGGAGGCGCGGTGCCAGCTGGCACCGCGCCTCCGGTCCGTCTTCCGGTCACCTGACGGGCCGTCAGCCCGCGCGATCAGGTGGCTTCGTCGTCGAAGGGCGCGGCCTCGCCCGCGGCGAGCGGCACCACGGGCGCCGTCGCCCGCACCTTCGACGCGGTGACCTGCGCGGTCTCGACCGCGGCCACGCTGCCCCCGCTGTCGAGGAGGGCGTCGCGGATGATGCGCCGCGGGTCGTACTGCCGCGGATCGAGCTTCTGCCACTCGATGTCGTCGAACTCCGGGCCCATCTCGTCGCGCATCCGCTCCTTCGCGGTGTCGGCGAACCGGCGGACGGCCTTCACGAACTCGGCGAGCTTCGCGGCGTACGTGGGCAAGCGTTGCGGCCCGACGATCAGGACACCGATGATCCCGATGACCAGGAACTTCTCGAAGCCGTCGAACACGGTACGAGCGTAACCCGTCCTCCCCGCGCAACACCCGTAGAGTTGGCACCCGAACGGAGTGTGCGTGTCAGAGAAAGAGTCGAACTGGAAGTTCGCCGAGGACATCGTCGCCGAGCCCGAGACGATCGCCCGCGCGCGTGAACACTCGTTGGAGCTCGGGGTCGAGGCGATCTCCCCTGCCATCGGCGCGCAGGTCAGCGTGATCGCCGCGGCCTCACGGGCGACGAGCATGATCGAGATCGGCACCGGACTCGGCGTCTCCGGGCTGTACCTGCTCGCCGGTGCGCCCGAGGCCACGCTCACCACGATCGACGTCGAGGTGGACCACCAGCAGGCCGCGCGTGACGCGTTCATCGCGGCCGGCACCGCCCCCGCGCGCATCCGGCTCATCCCCGGCCGGGCGAACCAGGTGCTCCCGCGGATGAACGAGGCCTCCTACGACGTCGTGCTCGTCGACGCCGACCCGGAGCACGTGATCGAGTACGTCGAGCACGGGCTGCGGCTCGCGCGGCTCGGCGGGACCGTGCTCGTGCCGCACGCGCTGTGGCGGGGACGTGTCGCGGACCCCGTGAAGCGGGACCGTGCGACGACCGACTTCCGGCTGCTGCTGACCGAGGTGTCGACCTCGGGGGCGGTGCGGAGTGCCTTGTCGCCCGCGGGCGACGGGTTGCTGCAGCTGACGAAGCTCACGGCGTAGCGGCGCGTCTGCGTTCGCCGGGCGGCTCTGCCGTCGGGCGCCCGGGTCCGGTCAGTCGTCGTCGCTGAGGTGACGCAGGTAGCGCTCCGGCGATTCGAGGAACGACCGCTGGTGCCGCACCAGGTCGAGGTCCTCCCACGCCGTCCGACGGAGGCCCCACTCCCCCACCTCGTGGATGGTCGCTCCCGGGAACGCCGCAAGCACGGGTGAGTGCGTCGAGAGGATCACCTGCCCGACGCCGCTCTCGACGATCGACTGCAGCAGCCCGATGAGCGCGAGGCACCCGGAGAACGACAGCGCCGACTCGGGCTCGTCGAGGATCCAGAGCCCGGGCCACCGCGCACGGTCGATCACGAAGTCGAGGAAGGACTCGCCGTGGCTGCGCTCGTGGAACACCGGCTCGGGGCGGCTGAGGTTCGGGTGCTCCTCGAGGTAGGTGAAGAAGCCGTGCATGGTCTCGGCACGCAGGAAGAACCCGCCCCTCGGTGCACCGAAGTCGCGACGGAGGCGGATGTGCTCGCACAGCGTCGACTCGGACGGGCGGGTCGAGTGCTGCGACCCGGTCCCACCACCCTCCGGCCCCATGCCGAACTGGAGCGCGATCGCTTCGACGATCGTGGACTTGCCGACGCCGTTGTCGCCGACGAACACGGTCACGGGGTCGAGGTCGAGGCCCTCGTCGAGCAGCTGCCGGACGGGCGGCAACGTCGCGGGCCAGACGTCACGGGGCATCGGGCCCGGGTCGTTGAACTCCTCGACCCGGGTGATCGGCATGTGGGACCTGCGCACGGGAACATCCTGCCCGGTACCACCGACCGGACGCAGAGCCGTCGGCTGCCGTCGGCCTCGTGCGCGCGGGGATGCGGAGCCGTCGGTCGGCGCCGCCCGCGTCCGCGCCGGGACGCGACGAAGCCCGGAGCGTACGCGCTCCGGGCTTCGTCGTTCAGTGCTTCGACGGACTAGGCCGAGACGACCTCGGCGAGTGCGTCGTGGAGTTCCTTGGCCTCGGCATCGTTGACCGAGACGACCAGGCGGCCTCCACCCTCGAGCGGAACCCGCACGATGATGAGTCGACCCTCCTTAACAGCCTCCATCGGCCCGTCACCGGTCCTCGGCTTCATGGCTGCCATCAGATGTCCCCTTTCGTGCAGTACATGCCTGCCCATTATCCCGTATCGGAGGGGCAACTGCGAAACCGCCCAGGTTGGGGGTCGTGAAACGCGACGTTCTCGCGGTTCTGCTCCCTAACCTATGCGGATGCCGAACATCCGCTCCATGCTCCGCGGAAGCGACCCCGCGCCCACCGACAACGCGGTGCCCGCGGGCATGCGGATCGCGGCGGCGTTCTCGTGGCGTCTGCTCGTCGTCGGCGCGGCCCTGGCCGTGCTGGTCCTGCTCGTGATCCTCCTGCAGGACATCATCGTGCCGTTCCTCATCGCGCTGCTGCTGTGCGCCCTGCTCGTGCCGATGTCGTCGTTCCTGCGCCGCCACCGCTGGCCGAAGTGGGTCGCGATCCTCACCAGCCTGGTGTCGGTCGTCGTGGCGATCGGCGGCCTCGGCCTCATCGTGACGGCGCAGATCCGCTACGACCTGCCCTCGCTCGAGAAGCGCCTGCACGCGAGCATCTCCTCGCTGCAGTCACTGCTCGCCTCGGAGCCGTTCGGCATCACGGCGACGCAGGTCAACAAGTGGATCTCGGACGGCGCGGACTACCTGCAGTCGCACGCATCGTCGATCTTCTCCGGGTTCCTCGCGGCGGGCTCGGGCGCGATCCACGTCTTCGAGGGTCTGTTCATCATCGTCTTCACGACCCTGTTCGTGCTCATCGACGGCCCCCGCATCTGGCAGTGGGTCGTCCGCATCTTCCCCCGACGTGCGCGAGCTCGGCTCGACGTCGCCGGGCACGCCGGTTGGAAGACCCTCACGAGCTTCATCCGCGTGCAGCTCGTCGTCGCGGTCACGGACGCGCTCGGCGTCGTCATCGGCGCGCTCATCCTCCAGATCCCGCTGGCGATCCCGATCGGCGTCATCGTGTTCTTCGGCGCGTTCGTCCCCGTGGTCGGAGCGATCGTCGCGGGCATCGTCGCGGTGGTGATCGCCCTCGTGTTCAACGGCTGGGTGCCGGCGCTCATC
This is a stretch of genomic DNA from Curtobacterium sp. 458. It encodes these proteins:
- a CDS encoding class I SAM-dependent methyltransferase — encoded protein: MSTDHVSVDWDQARDTNRANWDDRVPIHEGAYDIDALSDPDHRSGVVREDLPVLARWLPGDSLDGLDLCHLQCHIGTDTVSLAREGARVTGVDFSPAALASARALADRLGVEATWVETDVLDARAAVTGDFDVVYTSIGTICWLDDLDRWAAQVAALLRPGGVFFIRDGHPALYALDEDADELVSRHRYFADGTAQQWDDAGTYAGDGTVANTRTYEWPHPLSEIVNALLGTGLRLRFLDEGRTLPWRFSARMEETGDGNFAWPGADRDRIPATFTIVATKD
- a CDS encoding carbohydrate-binding protein, with the translated sequence MTRTRIGIVAAVAAALAGGAVAAAPATAATPTCATAWSAGTAYSGGATVSENGANYTANWWTQGDEPATHSGATGSGQPWTSTGACSGTSTGGGTGGGTGTGGGTGTGGSTGTGGSTGTASGLVFSPYKDVTVNLDWNTNVMNTAVTGTRIPVVGSSNSFVSTREPGLKAITLAFATGTCGSENWGGVAADAFASANIPKLDAAGVNYIVSTGGAAGSFTCSGTALQSFIARYATSHMIGVDFDIESGQSVADVQNLVDAAALAQSKYPGMRFSFTLATLAASDGSYGGLNSTGDAVVKAIKASSLTHYTVNLMTMDFGRATAANCVLSGSTCEMGQSAIQAVTNLEHTYGIAPSKIEVTPMLGVNDASDEVFTLADVDTLTSYAKANGLAGVHVWSLDRDTPCSSTTAMATCSSVPSAPALAWTDRFLADLK
- a CDS encoding Sec-independent protein translocase TatB, whose translation is MFDGFEKFLVIGIIGVLIVGPQRLPTYAAKLAEFVKAVRRFADTAKERMRDEMGPEFDDIEWQKLDPRQYDPRRIIRDALLDSGGSVAAVETAQVTASKVRATAPVVPLAAGEAAPFDDEAT
- a CDS encoding class I SAM-dependent methyltransferase; translated protein: MSEKESNWKFAEDIVAEPETIARAREHSLELGVEAISPAIGAQVSVIAAASRATSMIEIGTGLGVSGLYLLAGAPEATLTTIDVEVDHQQAARDAFIAAGTAPARIRLIPGRANQVLPRMNEASYDVVLVDADPEHVIEYVEHGLRLARLGGTVLVPHALWRGRVADPVKRDRATTDFRLLLTEVSTSGAVRSALSPAGDGLLQLTKLTA
- a CDS encoding AAA family ATPase; the encoded protein is MRRSHMPITRVEEFNDPGPMPRDVWPATLPPVRQLLDEGLDLDPVTVFVGDNGVGKSTIVEAIALQFGMGPEGGGTGSQHSTRPSESTLCEHIRLRRDFGAPRGGFFLRAETMHGFFTYLEEHPNLSRPEPVFHERSHGESFLDFVIDRARWPGLWILDEPESALSFSGCLALIGLLQSIVESGVGQVILSTHSPVLAAFPGATIHEVGEWGLRRTAWEDLDLVRHQRSFLESPERYLRHLSDDD
- a CDS encoding DUF3117 domain-containing protein, whose protein sequence is MAAMKPRTGDGPMEAVKEGRLIIVRVPLEGGGRLVVSVNDAEAKELHDALAEVVSA
- a CDS encoding AI-2E family transporter, whose translation is MPNIRSMLRGSDPAPTDNAVPAGMRIAAAFSWRLLVVGAALAVLVLLVILLQDIIVPFLIALLLCALLVPMSSFLRRHRWPKWVAILTSLVSVVVAIGGLGLIVTAQIRYDLPSLEKRLHASISSLQSLLASEPFGITATQVNKWISDGADYLQSHASSIFSGFLAAGSGAIHVFEGLFIIVFTTLFVLIDGPRIWQWVVRIFPRRARARLDVAGHAGWKTLTSFIRVQLVVAVTDALGVVIGALILQIPLAIPIGVIVFFGAFVPVVGAIVAGIVAVVIALVFNGWVPALIMLGIIVLVQQLESHVLHPFLTGSAVKVHPLGVVLGVTAGTTIAGVVGAFFAVPFIATVNAMVNAAAAWRPEDGVPLSDIEREERHETAPEAD